GTCCCCACATCTATCACTATTCGCCCCTCCTCGTCTAATTCGTGTAGCCCCGTGGCGGTCATCATTAATCCTATCCCCTCTTGGCTATCCCCAAATCGATTCTTTTTAGCCTCTATAAATCTCCCGCCCTCCTCATCTTTACTCACAAAGAATACTGCATCTACAGTATGCTGTAGTGTTAGAAGTCCAGCGATCATGCCTGACTTAGTAGAGTGTCCGATTATAACTAATACTTTTGGGGTAGGTTTAATGTAAGACTGGAGCTCATCTAAACAATATCTCATTTGAGTCGGCGATCCTGGGAGTGCTTTCTTTTTGATTGATCGTAGCATTTGCAAACTATCTACAATTAAGATGTCTGCATTAATCTCTTTATCAATAGAGAAGAGATCCTCTAAACTAGTGGTTTCAGTACAGATAATTTTGGGGTCAAGTGTCCCCAATCTATCAGCCCTTGATTTTACTTGTGGGAGATTTTCTTCCCCACACACATACAATACTTTTTTGTTTCGAATGGCTAGGTTGTGGGACAACTGGAGAAGGAGCGTAGACTTTCCCACCCCTGGTTCTCCTG
The Elusimicrobiota bacterium DNA segment above includes these coding regions:
- the radA_1 gene encoding DNA repair protein RadA, which produces MTVNVKSINRIPSVRQERIITGMTAIDRLLGGGFVPGEVVMLAGEPGVGKSTLLLQLSHNLAIRNKKVLYVCGEENLPQVKSRADRLGTLDPKIICTETTSLEDLFSIDKEINADILIVDSLQMLRSIKKKALPGSPTQMRYCLDELQSYIKPTPKVLVIIGHSTKSGMIAGLLTLQHTVDAVFFVSKDEEGGRFIEAKKNRFGDSQEGIGLMMTATGLHELDEEGRIVIDVGTSPEVIAPRELVLPYREIKQAIDGGSWINKFVINNDIKWLYENITGEKLTGQIEYDIICRVKNR